In Mastacembelus armatus chromosome 22, fMasArm1.2, whole genome shotgun sequence, a genomic segment contains:
- the gja10a gene encoding gap junction protein alpha 10 a, translated as MGDWNLLGSILEEVHIHSTIVGKIWLTILFIFRMLILGAAAEDVWDDEQSEFVCNTDQPGCKAVCYDRAFPISLIRFWVLQVIFVSAPSLVYMGHALYCIRALEKERHRRRAQLKEELDEAELALDEHKRMERELRRLDEQRKVKKAPLRGSLLRTYIIHILTRSLVEICFILGQYILYGVQLEPLYKCERLPCPNSVDCYISRPTEKTIFMVFMIAIAGVSLFLNILEISHLGVRKIKQTLYGERYTEDDSLIYKSKKKESLPHLCVMSNLSPHNGPLTQTFKVIQEADIKPLHYSTGLKANQDVPRHNSLAHLGHSQMSYICPQIKMPPLSGQNCTIQTSYTLEGQEVHTAMVDHHPPWTSAVPNVQASASHHEDIHEGIHPQPSHLEALLSSSNLRPSTIRDLDDERRESTGSEVLIPNPRKTSFMIRPPSESLSSISGSTSPSLHTSEESDELGSLQGDMPMMPPAGGRRMSMSMFLDISSIMKK; from the exons ATGGGTGACTGGAACCTGCTGGGCAGCATCCTGGAAGAGGTCCACATTCATTCCACCATTGTGGGAAAGATCTGGCTTACCATACTCTTCATTTTTCGCATGCTAATCCTaggagcagcagctgaggatGTATGGGATGATGAacagtctgagtttgtctgcaATACTGACCAGCCAGGCTGCAAGGCAGTCTGCTATGACCGTGCCTTCCCAATCTCCCTCATTCGCTTCTGGGTCCTTCAGgtcatttttgtgtctgcacCCTCGCTGGTCTACATGGGCCATGCCCTCTACTGCATCCGGGCACTGGAGAAGGAGCGCCACCGCAGACGGGCCCAATTGAAGGAGGAGCTGGATGAGGCTGAATTGGCATTGGATGAACATAAGCGCATGGAGCGGGAGCTGAGAAGGCTAGATGAGCAGAGGAAGGTCAAGAAAGCTCCTCTCCGAGGCTCTCTGTTGCGAACCTATATCATCCATATCCTTACACGTTCTCTGGTGGAGATCTGCTTCATCCTGGGCCAGTATATACTCTATGGCGTACAATTGGAACCGCTCTATAAGTGTGAGAGGCTGCCTTGCCCCAACAGTGTAGACTGTTACATCTCAAGGCCCACAGAGAAGACCATCTTCATGGTGTTTATGATCGCCATTGCTGGTGTGTCACTTTTCCTCAACATTCTAGAAATATCCCATCTGGGTGTCAGGAAAATCAAACAGACGCTGTATGGAGAGAGGTACACAGAAGATGACAGTTTGATTTACAAGTCCAAGAAGAAGGAATCTCTACCACACCTTTGTGTAATGAGCAATTTATCACCACATAATGGGCCTTTGACTCAGACCTTCAAAGTAATTCAAGAGGCAGACATAAAGCCTCTTCATTATAGCACTGGGCTCAAAGCCAATCAGGATGTACCGAGACACAACAGTTTGGCTCATCTGGGACACAGTCAGATGAGCTATATCTGCCCCCAAATTAAAATGCCACCCCTGTCTGGCCAGAACTGTACTATTCAAACCTCCTATACCCTTGAAGGTCAGGAGGTCCACACAGCCATGGTGGACCACCATCCACCCTGGACTTCTGCTGTGCCCAATGTCCAGGCAAGTGCAAGCCATCATGAGGACATCCATGAGGGCATACACCCTCAGCCCAGCCACTTAGAAGCTCTGCTGTCCAGTAGCAATTTAAGGCCTAGCACTATCAGGGACCTTGATGATGAGCGAAGGGAgtcaacaggaagtgaggtcCTGATTCCCAACCCCAGGAAGACAAGCTTCATGATTAGGCCACCATCTGAGAGCTTGTCCTCCATCAGTGGCTCCACGAGCCCTTCCTTGCATACCTCAGAGGAGTCTGATGAACTGGGTTCCCTGCAGGGAGACATGCCCATGATGCCACCTGCTGGGGGCCGAAGAATGTCAATG aGTATGTTTCTGGATATCTCCTCTATCAtgaagaagtga